The segment TGTCTGCATGGATGGGCAGCGAGAAATACGTCAGTTTATCCACAGCTGAACATACGagacagtttgttttgtgtaGGATATAACTGCGTCcgacattttaaaaagaaactgcCGACATGCGAtaagctaactaacgttagcagctagcagcagttaatGCTAACGTCATTTGTTCGGTCGCAATTTGGCTGACGTGCTTCATTGTCAGTCTccttcacatgcacacacatttaataaaacaaaaataattcgTTTGTACCACGGTGACACATATTTTATAAACAGTTACTTACCTAATTACGTTTTTCTTCGTCGGAGAGTCGACACTATCTCCCGTCTTCACAAAGCCGTTTTCAAATATCCGCGCGGGGAGGGACCAGACGTTGACTCGACCAATTAGAACGCGCATTTGCTCTGCATCATAAAAAATAGTTCTCGACCAATCGTAGCACCAAACGTCAGTGTTTACATCAGGAGGGCGGAAGTACGTTCAGGCAACATGGTAGAAATGTGATGTTGTTAGCACATGAAATTACTACACTTTAAAGGCTGACAGACATCGTATTAAAGGAGTCAGTTACACCAAAACGGATTGAAATAGTTTTACCTTAAAGATCCGTTTATCACACACACGCGGCTTTGAGTTCGTGGTCAACTAATGTCTAAAATCAACACCTGAAATGTCCAAACCTGCACCGGTTCTGTCACTTCACCAAGCCCTGAGGAAAAGCTTCCAGAGTCTTGAGAACAATCAGAAAGTATGGACGAGTGTGTTGGCCGAGTGCAGCCCTCTCATGGTGTCTCTCGGGAACTTGGCGGAGCAGTCACGAGCGCTTTCCAACGTCCAAATCTCCAGCACACCGCTCAGAGACTTCCCTGACCTGGGGGAGCGGCTGCGTTTCAAGCTCTCGCAAGCTACGGATACAGTGCTTGGCAAACTCAATGAGAAGATGTAAGTAGCTGGGTAAAGAGTTGCAACACAAAATAAGAATGCAGGGATGGAGCACAGGGAGTTAGACTTTTTGGCATGTAGCTGATATGGTAGATTAATAATCAGTTATTATAACAGCAGCAATGCAGGGCCAGCTCCACCTGTTAGAGGGGCTCAGGGCAAATATGAGCTATGGGCCTCAACTGATCCCCAGCATCATCCATGTGACCAAGATTGAAACATGCCTCTCTTTTATTGCTTTtctcaaaacttaaattagtTTAATTTGATGAGTTTTAAATACTTAACGTTTGATTTAATGCCAGATAGTAAAGGGTACAAAGTCAGACATCCTGTTTTCAGTGGTATATGCTGACTCTGACTGATTATTCATATGCTGCTGCCATTTTACTGGTTTACAGCATTCACAAAAAATCTGTCACTCGTGTTTTACATGCAGGTACCACTCTTCTGAAACTGTAAAAGTAGCAACCTGTCATGACCTTATGTAGTTTATGTCAGTAAGAGTAAGTATATGCAAGGGTGTGGGTGTTTTCTGCACTAATTTGTGCCTTTcttggtcaaaataaaagtcctctgctactttcatgtttttattctggGGGTAAGTGTACGTTTTAAATAGAAATGAGGATGCATCTGCAGcatcccccctgaaatctacacctatgccaGTGGGAGGTTGTATCTATGACACAAAACATGAGCGACATAGCATTTGTAAGTGCCTCTGAACCGGCATATGCCACTAAAACAAGAGTGGCATACCATCAGCCACTTTTAGATATCTGCACTGCTGCTTATTCTTTACACTCTTTTTGACCTGTGACCAATCTTGTTGCCTTTCATTACCATGCCATGTGCAAGTTCAGTGCACGTGATGGACAAGGGTCTTCATGGCAACCTCTTTATATTCTGCCCAGAGCCCCATAAAAAACAGCACCCCTATGTGccagttttttaaattatttttattagatACATTTATTTGGAGTGAATTTACAGCTAGATTTTGGATTTTGACAGTGGCGCCTATACTATCTATCTTTCAGGTGTTCTCTCCAGTCTGTCAGAGATTCTATCAGTAACCAGGTCTCTGCGGTCTTCCAGCTGTACGAGCAGAACGCAGACAGTCTGGATCTGCTCACTGTCACCGAGCGCTCGGCCACCACCCCCTCAGTCTCCGACATGCTGGAGTGGCTGCAGGATGCTGAGCGTCACTATCGACAACAGTATCTTTTCTGTTCATGTGTGCATTGGGTTATATTATGTTCTGgggctttttttctctttaactcACGTGTTCAGATTTCTGAGGAGGAAGACTCTGCTGCAGACTCTGAGACCAGATGATCTCTCTCTTTTAGAATCTGCTCCCAAAAGATGGAAATACTTGGAGTCTCCCAGTACAGAAGACCACATCACAGGTAAAGTGTCTTAATGTTGATGATGTCAGTGTAGTCTGCTCTGTGCATATAATAACTAATTAATCATATATAGATGATTCTCTTGTAAAGTTATGTATAGATATTTTTTAAGCCGCAACATGAAGTTTGACAGCAACATCCTTTTGTTTAGAATCATAAATCTTTTTTAGAAATGCCCAAAATAGCAGTTTTTGACATGTAAATATGAAGTCATGACTTTTAGGTAAGACCCTTTTCTGGTTACACTTTATTGagttttcagatttttatttttttttttaatataactttTAATGACCGATAAGAGGACTCTGGGAtcagtaaatgtaaaaaatgtttta is part of the Epinephelus moara isolate mb chromosome 22, YSFRI_EMoa_1.0, whole genome shotgun sequence genome and harbors:
- the c19h1orf109 gene encoding ribosome biogenesis protein C1orf109 homolog; translated protein: MSKPAPVLSLHQALRKSFQSLENNQKVWTSVLAECSPLMVSLGNLAEQSRALSNVQISSTPLRDFPDLGERLRFKLSQATDTVLGKLNEKMCSLQSVRDSISNQVSAVFQLYEQNADSLDLLTVTERSATTPSVSDMLEWLQDAERHYRQQFLRRKTLLQTLRPDDLSLLESAPKRWKYLESPSTEDHITDILCKVSFFIECQ